Proteins found in one Muntiacus reevesi chromosome 2, mMunRee1.1, whole genome shotgun sequence genomic segment:
- the LOC136157837 gene encoding probable cystatin-16 has product MRPPARPLFGPHRRDWPGMLRKGWAEAPSKQEASSAELQGIRAVEGAPAQRPLPCPCQLSFGLRPNSMFLTAALLLGLAVLGICVWAIQMEFVDISKDLDYFVVSVEFAVAWFNSGNTEEQAYKLLEVRRAQQKSWTMIYLMELDLGRTICKKHDEDIDNCPLQERPGERKVNCTFIVDSRPWFTQFTLLNSTCQQI; this is encoded by the exons ATGCGACCCCCTGCTCGGCCTCTGTTTGGTCCCCACAGGAGAGACTGGCCGGGGATGCTGCGGAAGGGCTGGGCAGAGGCCCCCTCAAAGCAGGAGGCCAGCAGCGCAGAGCTGCAGGGCATACGGGCTGTGGAGGGCGCCCCTGCCCAGAGACCACTCCCATGCCCCTGTCAGCTGTCTTTTGGGCTGAGGCCGAACAGCATGTTTCTGACAGCAGCTCTGCTTCTGGGGCTTGCTGTCCTGGGCATTTGTGTCTGGGCCATTCAAATGGAATTTGTAGACATTAGTAAGGACCTCGATTATTTTGTGGTGTCTGTGGAGTTCGCTGTGGCTTGGTTCAATAGTGGCAATACCGAGGAGCAGGCCTACAAGCTGCTGGAGGTGAGGCGAGCCCAGCAAAAG AGCTGGACAATGATATATTTAATGGAACTGGACCTGGGCCGCACAATTTGTAAGAAACATGATGAAGACATTGACAACTGCCCCCTACAAGAAAGACCAGGAGAGAGAAAG gtgaacTGCACTTTCATTGTGGACTCACGGCCCTGGTTCACCCAGTTTACCCTCCTGAATAGCACCTGCCAGCAGATATAA